Proteins from a genomic interval of Spirochaetota bacterium:
- a CDS encoding aldehyde dehydrogenase, translating into MLQDGRAYCTRARQVIFTESRRSAMNDIFTHIGSKDEKGIFKYNILIDGCWQCLKSQKTFEVRNPATGELIGLVPECEADDVRAAIESAKTVTGIAHFSPLQRLEIMERARVILLEHAELMASIITRESGKPISISMGEVKSTAGRLHLAREEIRVLYGEYLPGEWVEDTKDKFAIVMRKPLGVVAAISPFNYPLFIAAAKIIPAILAGNTVIAKPASDTPLSLIHFARILEAAGMPPGTMNIVSGRGSAIGDVIIESPDIAAISFTGSTGVGEYIASKAGIKKIHLELGGKASAIVLSDANLDNAARQICRGAFRNSGQRCDAVSRVFIQREVRAAFLEKILAESRRYVVGDPMKIETEMGTIINRKAAERIDRLVADARAKGAAVVLGGTRRDLFYDATVIDGVTTDMSIAWEEIFGPVIPIIEVESPEQAVRLSNESEFGLDSCVFTESITSAIRISRELQDGSVTINAAPAHGVGHFPFGGNKKSGLGREGLKYSIDELTKLHTVIFADLPG; encoded by the coding sequence ATGCTTCAGGACGGGAGAGCATATTGTACGCGGGCCCGGCAGGTGATTTTTACGGAATCCAGGAGAAGCGCGATGAACGATATCTTCACTCACATAGGCTCGAAAGATGAGAAGGGCATATTCAAATACAATATTCTTATCGATGGATGCTGGCAGTGTTTGAAAAGCCAGAAGACATTCGAGGTGCGCAATCCCGCCACGGGCGAACTGATCGGCCTGGTGCCCGAGTGCGAGGCGGACGACGTGAGGGCCGCGATCGAATCCGCGAAGACCGTCACTGGAATCGCGCATTTCAGCCCCCTCCAACGGCTTGAGATCATGGAGCGGGCCCGGGTCATCCTGCTCGAACACGCCGAATTGATGGCGTCGATAATCACGCGCGAATCGGGAAAGCCCATCTCGATCTCGATGGGCGAGGTGAAATCGACCGCCGGGCGCCTGCACCTGGCGAGAGAGGAAATACGCGTTCTCTACGGCGAGTATCTCCCCGGCGAATGGGTCGAAGATACGAAGGACAAGTTCGCGATCGTGATGCGCAAGCCGCTCGGGGTGGTGGCGGCCATTTCACCTTTCAATTATCCTCTTTTCATAGCCGCCGCGAAAATCATCCCGGCCATTCTCGCGGGAAACACCGTCATCGCCAAGCCCGCGAGCGATACGCCCCTGAGTCTCATACATTTCGCGCGCATCCTGGAAGCGGCCGGAATGCCGCCTGGCACCATGAACATCGTGAGCGGCAGGGGATCGGCGATCGGCGACGTGATTATCGAATCCCCCGATATCGCGGCCATCAGCTTCACGGGCTCCACCGGGGTGGGCGAGTATATCGCGAGCAAGGCGGGCATCAAGAAGATACACCTCGAGTTGGGCGGAAAGGCATCGGCAATCGTGCTCTCCGACGCCAATCTCGACAATGCGGCCCGGCAGATATGCCGGGGGGCCTTCCGCAACTCCGGACAGCGCTGCGACGCCGTGAGCAGGGTTTTTATCCAGCGGGAGGTCAGGGCGGCTTTCCTGGAAAAAATTCTTGCCGAATCGCGACGCTACGTCGTAGGCGATCCCATGAAAATCGAAACCGAAATGGGTACGATAATAAACCGGAAGGCGGCCGAAAGGATAGACAGGCTCGTGGCGGATGCGCGTGCAAAAGGCGCCGCCGTGGTTCTGGGCGGCACCCGCAGGGACCTCTTCTATGACGCAACCGTTATCGACGGGGTCACCACGGACATGAGCATTGCGTGGGAGGAGATATTCGGTCCCGTAATTCCGATCATCGAGGTGGAAAGCCCCGAGCAAGCGGTACGCCTCTCGAACGAATCGGAATTCGGGCTCGACAGCTGTGTCTTCACCGAGAGCATAACGAGCGCAATAAGGATATCCAGGGAGCTCCAGGACGGCAGCGTGACCATCAACGCGGCACCGGCGCATGGCGTGGGGCACTTCCCGTTCGGGGGGAACAAGAAGTCGGGGCTTGGACGCGAGGGCCTCAAATACAGCATCGACGAGCTCACCAAGCTTCACACGGTCATCTTCGCCGATCTGCCCGGATAA
- a CDS encoding nitroreductase family protein — protein MNRKTAIAIIISGVLAGGLAGFGGYRVFCAHATGYDSDPVLKVIFGRKSVRHFTDRKVPRDALDLLVKAGMAAPSALNKQPWAFVVATDRAILDRLAAALPFAKMLSRAGAAIVVCGIPAEGTKGAGSEYWVMDCSAATENILLAAEASGLGAVWTAAYPSTERVASVREILGIPGTVVPLNVIPVGYPTGEDLPKDKYRPENVHWDRW, from the coding sequence ATGAACAGGAAAACCGCGATCGCAATAATTATTTCAGGGGTCCTGGCCGGCGGGCTCGCGGGATTCGGGGGGTATCGTGTGTTCTGCGCGCACGCTACGGGATATGATTCCGACCCGGTCCTCAAGGTTATTTTCGGCCGGAAAAGCGTGCGCCATTTCACCGACCGGAAGGTTCCACGCGACGCGCTCGATCTCCTGGTGAAGGCGGGCATGGCCGCGCCAAGCGCGCTCAACAAACAGCCGTGGGCCTTCGTAGTGGCGACAGACCGGGCCATCCTGGACAGGCTCGCCGCGGCGCTGCCCTTCGCCAAAATGCTCTCACGTGCCGGCGCGGCAATAGTTGTCTGCGGCATTCCCGCGGAGGGAACGAAAGGCGCCGGCAGCGAGTACTGGGTTATGGACTGCTCCGCGGCGACGGAAAATATCCTGCTCGCCGCCGAGGCGTCGGGACTTGGCGCGGTCTGGACCGCGGCGTACCCATCGACGGAAAGGGTGGCGAGCGTACGGGAGATACTTGGCATACCGGGAACGGTCGTCCCGTTGAACGTGATACCGGTGGGCTATCCCACGGGTGAAGACCTGCCTAAGGACAAGTACAGGCCGGAAAACGTACACTGGGATCGCTGGTGA
- a CDS encoding TetR/AcrR family transcriptional regulator, whose translation MAHANDTVQDRTRSRRIPLYAEIGKYFSIDGNFDESAFRAAVRESLGLIAEKQPDRASFSEKAGQWLSAYLSNVTGYLEEKGMPDASIRLFKVAVEEAANAGVKDFSVPSQFLKKLMGRVNYPVPGKGDKRTVADSKKRQIFDAALHVFAMEGFQKATIDDIAALSGVGKGSVYRYFKSKDDLLEQLLAEKYREIGSQISIIFTRGTDILVQIQEAIEFWVKYVESNQNVYRLIHSEAMLHSSGKRDIFFGFLASSLPMIKERIVAINQEKRLKTTNFYTVFYGILGFIDGVVQKWLRCGMNYPLSDEIPVILEVLFNGFVGETKSGRRYFESPGGDKS comes from the coding sequence ATGGCGCACGCGAACGACACGGTCCAGGACAGGACGAGGAGCAGGCGGATCCCGCTTTACGCGGAGATCGGAAAATATTTTTCCATAGACGGGAATTTCGACGAGTCGGCATTTCGGGCCGCGGTGCGCGAATCCCTGGGGCTCATCGCGGAGAAACAGCCGGACAGGGCGTCGTTCTCGGAAAAGGCGGGGCAGTGGCTTTCGGCGTACCTCTCGAACGTCACGGGGTACCTCGAGGAAAAGGGCATGCCCGACGCCTCGATCCGTCTCTTCAAGGTCGCCGTCGAGGAGGCGGCGAACGCGGGCGTGAAGGACTTTAGCGTCCCTTCGCAGTTCCTCAAGAAGCTCATGGGACGCGTCAATTACCCGGTCCCCGGCAAGGGCGACAAGCGCACGGTGGCCGATTCCAAGAAAAGGCAGATATTCGACGCGGCCCTGCACGTGTTCGCCATGGAGGGCTTCCAGAAGGCTACCATCGACGATATCGCCGCGCTCTCGGGGGTGGGGAAGGGCTCGGTCTACCGCTACTTCAAGAGCAAGGACGACCTGCTGGAACAGCTCCTGGCGGAAAAATACCGCGAGATCGGCTCGCAGATAAGCATCATTTTCACGCGCGGGACCGATATACTGGTCCAGATCCAGGAGGCCATCGAGTTCTGGGTCAAGTACGTGGAGTCCAACCAGAACGTGTACCGCCTCATCCACAGCGAGGCGATGCTGCACAGCTCCGGGAAACGGGACATTTTTTTCGGCTTCCTGGCGTCCTCCCTGCCCATGATCAAGGAGCGCATCGTCGCGATCAACCAGGAGAAGCGGCTCAAGACCACGAACTTCTACACGGTGTTCTACGGCATACTGGGCTTCATCGACGGCGTGGTGCAGAAGTGGCTGCGTTGCGGCATGAACTACCCGCTCTCGGATGAGATCCCCGTCATCCTGGAGGTGCTCTTCAACGGCTTCGTGGGGGAAACCAAGAGCGGGCGAAGGTATTTCGAGTCCCCGGGCGGCGATAAATCCTGA
- a CDS encoding MarR family transcriptional regulator codes for MKGEFNLETSLGYLLGRTQASMKMSFNRAIKEAGIDATAEQWGLLNIIKAAPGIIQSDLAERSIKDKTNVTRMLDVLEKNGCIERARDTRDRRAYRVFITGKGTALLRRLVPLAVRTNEEAARGLGAKEIKALTDILAILYHNTKGG; via the coding sequence ATGAAGGGTGAATTCAATCTCGAAACGTCGCTGGGCTACCTCCTGGGAAGGACCCAGGCCTCCATGAAGATGAGCTTCAACCGGGCGATTAAGGAAGCCGGCATTGACGCGACGGCTGAACAATGGGGATTATTGAACATTATTAAAGCCGCTCCCGGGATAATCCAGAGCGATCTCGCGGAGAGGAGCATTAAAGACAAAACCAATGTAACCCGGATGCTCGATGTCCTGGAAAAGAACGGATGCATCGAGCGCGCGCGCGATACGCGAGATCGCCGCGCGTACCGGGTATTCATAACGGGGAAAGGAACCGCACTGCTGCGGCGCCTCGTCCCGCTGGCTGTGCGCACCAATGAAGAGGCCGCGCGCGGACTCGGCGCGAAAGAGATAAAAGCCCTGACCGATATACTCGCTATCCTCTACCATAACACGAAGGGAGGTTGA
- a CDS encoding DUF4442 domain-containing protein, with protein MIASPRRKEMIQEQYMDFAAYLEHGIQAIENTGITILECRDRYVKIKLPLFGNTNHLGMMYGGSLCILGEVSGGAISGVSFGVTDYVPIIKEIKVRFTRPAVSDVVLEASLSEDTVKECLGKIAEKGKADFALTLELRDVADAVVARVDGLYQVRPLPPGMPNPVVGFAAKLKG; from the coding sequence ATGATAGCCTCCCCGCGGAGGAAGGAAATGATACAGGAACAGTATATGGACTTCGCGGCCTACCTGGAACACGGTATTCAGGCGATCGAAAACACGGGGATCACGATCCTGGAATGCCGTGACCGCTACGTAAAAATCAAGCTGCCCCTGTTCGGGAACACGAACCACCTGGGCATGATGTATGGCGGCTCGCTGTGCATCCTGGGCGAGGTCTCGGGCGGGGCGATATCGGGCGTCTCCTTCGGGGTGACCGATTACGTTCCGATCATCAAGGAGATAAAGGTCCGATTCACCAGGCCCGCCGTGAGCGACGTGGTGCTCGAGGCGTCGCTTTCGGAAGACACCGTGAAGGAATGCCTGGGCAAGATCGCCGAAAAGGGAAAGGCCGATTTCGCGCTCACGCTGGAGCTCAGGGACGTCGCCGACGCGGTCGTCGCGCGGGTCGACGGTCTCTACCAGGTGAGGCCCCTGCCCCCCGGCATGCCCAACCCGGTGGTCGGGTTCGCCGCAAAGCTCAAGGGCTGA
- a CDS encoding MarR family transcriptional regulator — MDRDLVLFVIGRITERVNRFLAGELREGGMRELGVSHMEIIGVLTRREKIQMKDLVNLIGKDKSTITALVKKLVRMGLVKKSADPGDSRVSFISLTVKGKGLEPVINAISVRLRARAYRGLTEREKGDLMRLLGKMLGNF; from the coding sequence ATGGATCGCGACCTCGTGCTTTTCGTAATCGGGAGGATCACAGAACGGGTGAACCGGTTCCTGGCGGGCGAGTTGCGCGAGGGCGGAATGAGAGAACTGGGCGTCTCCCACATGGAGATTATCGGCGTGCTCACGAGAAGGGAAAAAATCCAGATGAAGGACCTGGTGAACCTTATCGGGAAGGACAAGTCCACCATCACCGCCCTGGTGAAAAAGCTCGTGCGTATGGGCCTCGTGAAAAAATCGGCCGATCCCGGCGACAGCAGGGTTTCGTTTATCTCGCTCACTGTAAAAGGGAAGGGTCTTGAACCGGTTATTAACGCGATATCGGTCCGCCTGAGGGCCAGGGCATACCGGGGCCTCACCGAAAGGGAAAAGGGGGATCTGATGCGCCTTCTCGGCAAAATGCTGGGGAATTTTTAA
- a CDS encoding 4Fe-4S dicluster domain-containing protein, whose translation MKQSTKDFFSMFEKSEDAGTMMDGYVYLRWISRYLYHLRKSTGEGAVMPDGDGGEAVDEMIQVSVKKLFPLLMDRETSPYHGKVVTLADAKKLVSVGRDISLPSLAETVIPYAKARDLVLKNPDHIVVIDCPCRTSRSGHCTPVDVCMIVGEPFAGFVLEHRVANARGIDRNEALDILARADERGWTHSAWFKETLGNRFWVICNCCGCCCMSMKAYAMGIPMFAPSGYLCAVSEDCNGCGACADACPFGAIGIQEAAEIDEKKCMGCGICGSRCPVGALSLIKDACGAEPLDMDTLAPR comes from the coding sequence ATGAAGCAGTCCACGAAAGACTTTTTCAGCATGTTCGAAAAAAGCGAAGACGCCGGTACCATGATGGACGGGTATGTATACCTGCGATGGATAAGCCGCTACCTGTACCACCTGCGTAAGAGCACGGGGGAGGGCGCGGTGATGCCGGATGGCGATGGTGGGGAGGCAGTGGATGAAATGATCCAGGTGTCGGTGAAGAAGCTCTTTCCGCTTCTCATGGATCGCGAAACCAGTCCTTACCACGGAAAGGTCGTTACCCTGGCTGACGCGAAGAAACTCGTTTCGGTCGGGCGCGATATCTCGCTTCCGTCGCTCGCGGAGACCGTCATCCCCTACGCAAAGGCCCGCGACCTCGTGCTCAAAAACCCGGACCATATCGTCGTGATCGACTGCCCCTGCCGCACGTCGCGGTCGGGCCACTGCACGCCGGTCGATGTCTGCATGATCGTGGGCGAGCCCTTCGCGGGGTTCGTGCTCGAGCATCGCGTGGCCAACGCCCGCGGCATCGACCGAAACGAGGCGCTCGATATCCTGGCACGGGCCGACGAGCGTGGATGGACCCATTCCGCGTGGTTCAAGGAAACCCTGGGCAACCGGTTCTGGGTAATATGCAACTGCTGCGGGTGCTGCTGCATGAGCATGAAAGCGTACGCGATGGGTATCCCGATGTTCGCACCCTCCGGCTATCTTTGTGCGGTATCGGAAGACTGCAACGGCTGCGGCGCATGCGCCGACGCCTGTCCCTTCGGGGCGATCGGGATACAGGAGGCCGCGGAAATCGATGAAAAGAAATGCATGGGCTGCGGGATCTGCGGATCGCGCTGTCCCGTCGGGGCGCTGTCGCTGATAAAAGACGCGTGCGGGGCGGAGCCTCTGGATATGGATACGCTTGCGCCCCGGTGA
- a CDS encoding SRPBCC domain-containing protein, producing the protein MKFESFNKIARHSAWIAIGAFFLSLAGCKTVNTEIMIAASPATVWKIISDAPGFQEWNPVHVRIEGEFKEGAPVKIHLKDPKGKVTAFPAIVRRMVPERLLNQGGGTPGLFTFNHTFSLEPDGNGTRFTQREEFRGVGVLFFGLGWVDESYRTVNQALKEKAESLEKSGMPR; encoded by the coding sequence ATGAAATTCGAGAGCTTTAATAAAATAGCAAGACACTCGGCGTGGATCGCAATTGGGGCTTTTTTCCTGTCCCTGGCGGGCTGTAAAACGGTCAATACGGAGATCATGATCGCGGCTTCGCCCGCGACGGTGTGGAAAATCATCTCCGACGCGCCGGGATTCCAGGAATGGAACCCCGTCCACGTGCGGATCGAGGGCGAATTCAAGGAAGGTGCGCCCGTCAAGATCCACCTGAAAGACCCGAAAGGCAAGGTCACGGCGTTTCCGGCAATCGTCAGGCGGATGGTTCCTGAACGGCTCCTGAACCAGGGAGGGGGCACACCAGGGCTTTTCACCTTCAATCATACGTTCAGCCTCGAACCCGACGGAAACGGCACGCGCTTCACGCAGCGCGAGGAATTCCGGGGCGTGGGCGTCCTTTTCTTCGGGCTGGGCTGGGTCGATGAAAGCTATCGCACGGTGAATCAGGCGCTCAAGGAAAAGGCCGAATCCCTGGAAAAATCCGGGATGCCGCGATGA
- the hrpB gene encoding ATP-dependent helicase HrpB — translation MDDSITLLPVYGRLGEIADEFARARLLLLTAETGAGKTTLVPWRLLSHPAFSAGRILLLEPRRIAARAAAERIAFLAGEPLGKSVGLHTRHETVTGPHVRLEVITEGVLLRIIQNDQSLEGYSAIIFDEFHERNLPAELGLALAWDCRAALRDDLALLVMSATLPVEDFTKAFGGWPILTVPGRSHPVETGYRPPAGNERIETGAARLAIEAAGMMGSAPGDVLVFLPGYREIQRAADLLARETAGSMITEILHGRNSPDEQRRVLHGFREDRRRIILATNVAESSLTIPGVRAVVDTGFERRVRFSPRTGMDHRDTARISAASAAQRAGRAGRMGPGICLRWWNPGERLEPHAAPEIVQADLSPLALETAAWGARDARELTWITPPPQAHLERARALLCRLGLLDAEGGITPVGTRAAGMGMHPRLARMAGEAAHDGRLFTACLIAAILEEGEGPHTGSVDFRDRIEAWMAWERGQGGSASNGSMHRIADEARRVAGSIGGVRSRITAGDIDPSLAGALLLLAYPDRAARRTVSTEGAARYVTAEGRGAVPVGRIGTHEFIVALEMDGGATEARVYSAAPVERAEIERALAPLEEITEASWSGWTPSVRVIVRAAGLRIGERRGKVSPDTLGTLALERLHAGGIALLPWDGEPARLRARCLFVERRALAPGWPEFSDDALVRDAHEWLLPFAATGGGPVFTGASVMKALESRLGYRYRPLLDTLAPAQVTLPSGSRRAVDYESGDIPVIAARLQEFFGCADTPLIGGAPALLHLLSPAGRPVQVTRDLGGFWTRTYPEVRRELLGRYPRHYWPDDPMQAEPTSRAKPRKR, via the coding sequence ATGGACGACTCCATTACCCTTCTCCCCGTGTACGGTCGCCTTGGCGAGATCGCGGACGAATTTGCCCGCGCGCGGCTCCTCCTCCTCACCGCCGAAACGGGGGCGGGAAAAACCACGCTCGTGCCCTGGAGGCTCCTCTCCCATCCCGCGTTTTCCGCGGGACGCATACTTCTCCTCGAACCGCGCAGAATCGCCGCGCGCGCCGCCGCGGAGCGTATCGCCTTCCTCGCGGGGGAGCCGCTTGGAAAATCCGTGGGCCTGCACACCAGGCACGAGACGGTCACGGGCCCCCATGTCCGCCTCGAGGTCATTACCGAGGGGGTGCTCCTGCGCATCATCCAGAACGACCAGTCCCTCGAGGGATACTCCGCGATCATCTTCGACGAGTTCCATGAGCGCAACCTCCCCGCGGAGCTCGGGCTCGCGCTCGCGTGGGATTGCCGCGCGGCGCTCCGCGACGATCTCGCACTGCTCGTCATGTCCGCGACGCTCCCAGTCGAAGACTTTACGAAGGCGTTCGGCGGGTGGCCGATACTTACCGTCCCCGGAAGGAGCCACCCGGTGGAGACCGGGTACCGGCCCCCGGCGGGAAACGAGCGCATCGAAACCGGCGCCGCCCGGCTCGCGATAGAGGCGGCGGGCATGATGGGGAGCGCGCCGGGCGACGTGCTGGTGTTCCTTCCCGGCTACCGCGAGATCCAGCGCGCGGCCGACCTTCTCGCCCGGGAGACCGCCGGGAGCATGATCACGGAAATCCTCCACGGCAGGAACTCCCCCGACGAACAGCGCCGCGTGCTCCACGGTTTCCGGGAAGACCGGCGCCGTATCATACTCGCCACGAACGTCGCGGAATCGAGCCTCACCATTCCCGGCGTGCGCGCTGTCGTCGATACGGGCTTCGAGCGCAGGGTGCGCTTTTCCCCGCGCACGGGCATGGACCACCGCGACACCGCGCGCATCAGCGCCGCCTCGGCCGCGCAGCGCGCGGGACGGGCTGGCAGGATGGGGCCCGGGATTTGCCTGCGCTGGTGGAACCCGGGCGAGCGCCTGGAACCGCACGCGGCGCCCGAAATCGTACAGGCCGATCTCTCGCCCCTCGCGCTCGAGACCGCGGCATGGGGCGCGCGCGACGCGCGGGAACTCACCTGGATCACCCCGCCCCCGCAGGCGCATCTTGAAAGGGCGCGGGCACTTTTATGCAGGCTCGGGCTCCTGGACGCGGAAGGGGGAATCACCCCGGTCGGAACACGCGCGGCGGGGATGGGCATGCATCCGCGCCTCGCGCGCATGGCCGGAGAAGCCGCGCATGACGGGAGGCTCTTCACCGCCTGCCTCATCGCGGCCATCCTCGAAGAGGGCGAAGGCCCGCATACCGGCTCCGTCGATTTCAGGGACCGCATCGAGGCCTGGATGGCCTGGGAGCGCGGCCAGGGCGGGAGCGCGTCGAACGGTTCCATGCACCGGATTGCCGACGAGGCGCGCCGCGTCGCGGGCTCGATCGGGGGCGTGCGGTCCCGCATAACGGCAGGCGATATCGACCCCTCCCTCGCGGGCGCGCTCCTCCTGCTCGCCTATCCCGACCGCGCCGCGCGCAGGACCGTCTCGACCGAAGGCGCAGCGCGCTATGTCACCGCGGAAGGCAGGGGGGCCGTCCCGGTGGGACGAATCGGGACGCACGAATTCATCGTCGCGCTCGAGATGGACGGCGGCGCCACGGAGGCCCGCGTCTACTCCGCCGCACCGGTCGAGCGCGCGGAGATCGAGCGCGCGCTTGCGCCCCTTGAGGAAATTACTGAAGCGAGCTGGAGCGGATGGACGCCCTCCGTGCGCGTGATCGTGCGCGCGGCGGGATTGCGCATCGGCGAACGGCGCGGGAAGGTTTCCCCGGACACCCTTGGCACCCTGGCGCTCGAAAGGCTGCACGCCGGCGGCATCGCGCTCCTCCCCTGGGACGGGGAACCGGCGCGCCTCAGGGCGCGCTGCCTGTTTGTCGAACGGCGCGCGCTTGCGCCGGGCTGGCCGGAATTTTCCGACGACGCGCTCGTCCGCGACGCGCACGAATGGCTTCTCCCCTTCGCCGCGACCGGGGGCGGGCCGGTATTCACGGGGGCGTCGGTCATGAAAGCGCTTGAATCAAGATTGGGGTACCGATATCGCCCCCTGCTCGATACGCTTGCGCCCGCGCAGGTAACGCTTCCCTCCGGCTCGCGGCGCGCCGTCGACTACGAAAGCGGCGATATCCCGGTGATCGCCGCCCGCCTCCAGGAATTCTTCGGGTGCGCCGATACGCCCCTCATCGGGGGCGCGCCCGCCCTGCTCCACCTGCTGAGCCCCGCGGGAAGGCCCGTGCAGGTCACGCGCGATCTGGGCGGCTTCTGGACGCGGACCTACCCCGAGGTGCGCAGGGAGCTCCTGGGCCGGTATCCCCGCCACTACTGGCCCGACGACCCCATGCAGGCCGAGCCCACGTCCAGGGCCAAGCCGCGGAAGAGGTGA
- a CDS encoding nucleotide pyrophosphohydrolase — protein MDEKDSLTALRGAALAFRDERDWRRFHTPKNLATGLSIEAAELQELFLWKTEDEARAFIAAPEGKARASQEIADVFVFLLYLAEECGIDLADAVRAKIALNGEKYPVEKSFGSAAKYTEFK, from the coding sequence ATGGATGAAAAAGACTCCCTCACGGCATTGCGGGGCGCCGCGCTCGCCTTTCGCGACGAGCGCGACTGGCGCCGGTTTCACACCCCGAAGAACCTGGCCACGGGCCTCTCGATCGAGGCCGCGGAGCTGCAGGAGCTCTTCCTCTGGAAGACCGAGGACGAGGCGCGCGCGTTCATTGCCGCGCCGGAGGGAAAGGCGCGCGCATCCCAGGAGATCGCCGACGTATTCGTGTTCCTTCTCTACCTCGCGGAGGAATGCGGCATCGATCTCGCGGACGCGGTGCGGGCCAAGATCGCGCTCAACGGGGAGAAGTATCCCGTGGAAAAAAGCTTCGGCAGCGCCGCAAAGTATACCGAATTCAAGTAG